One segment of Streptomyces roseifaciens DNA contains the following:
- a CDS encoding DUF397 domain-containing protein has protein sequence MSNTMQWRKSSYSDGGGGDCVEVGRRPDRAPVHIRDSKNPTGGAVTVNNTTWSSFLGHVKAHIPV, from the coding sequence ATGAGCAACACCATGCAGTGGCGCAAGTCCAGCTACAGCGACGGCGGTGGCGGCGACTGCGTCGAAGTGGGCAGACGTCCGGACCGCGCCCCGGTGCACATACGGGACTCCAAGAACCCCACGGGAGGTGCCGTCACCGTCAACAACACCACCTGGTCAAGTTTCCTCGGACATGTCAAAGCGCATATTCCGGTGTAG
- a CDS encoding helix-turn-helix domain-containing protein, with translation MARSENKSRAGAGMQLVSEVARLMRLHAGLTQEQVGEQIGYTGSAVSALETGAQPANDQMLDAMEKAIGGGIGIFTAAKKYLMLDKYPTDFRDYAALERKALSVSSYMTFVVDGLYQTEDYARAIIGGSYPPLPEARVEELVGVRMARKALFNREPTALLELILEESVLRRPFGSRDIMRDQLLLLATYARCRNVTIQVLPLDAALTGDYAGDRGSMKLLETPDHRTVVFVDGQGLSKLISNPAEVTERAHRYAKIRAQSLSPRESLNFIEQLAGEQ, from the coding sequence ATGGCGCGCTCGGAGAACAAGAGCAGGGCGGGAGCCGGCATGCAACTAGTGTCGGAAGTCGCAAGGTTGATGCGACTTCACGCGGGCCTGACCCAGGAACAAGTCGGCGAGCAGATCGGATATACGGGCTCCGCAGTCAGCGCGCTGGAAACGGGTGCACAGCCCGCCAACGACCAGATGCTGGATGCCATGGAGAAGGCAATTGGGGGCGGAATCGGCATCTTCACGGCGGCCAAGAAGTACCTGATGCTGGACAAGTACCCCACAGACTTCCGGGACTACGCGGCCCTGGAGCGGAAGGCGCTCTCGGTCAGCTCGTACATGACCTTCGTTGTCGACGGCCTGTACCAAACAGAGGACTACGCGCGCGCAATCATCGGCGGCAGCTACCCACCACTACCGGAGGCCAGGGTGGAGGAGTTGGTAGGAGTGAGGATGGCGCGCAAGGCTCTGTTCAACCGCGAGCCGACGGCCCTCCTGGAGTTGATCCTCGAAGAGTCAGTGCTACGCAGGCCGTTCGGAAGCAGGGACATCATGCGTGATCAGCTGCTGCTCCTCGCCACGTACGCGAGGTGCCGGAATGTCACGATCCAGGTGCTACCCCTGGACGCCGCCCTGACCGGGGACTACGCGGGTGATCGCGGCTCGATGAAACTGCTGGAGACACCGGATCACCGCACGGTGGTCTTCGTGGACGGCCAAGGCCTCAGCAAGTTGATCAGCAACCCGGCTGAGGTGACTGAGCGGGCACATCGCTACGCGAAGATCCGCGCGCAATCTCTGAGCCCGCGCGAATCGCTGAACTTCATCGAACAGTTGGCAGGGGAGCAATGA
- a CDS encoding Maf family protein, whose translation MAGMTPQRRLVLASQSPARLGLLKAAGLRPEVIVSGVDEDALTAPTPAELARLLAEAKADAVAARPEAAGALVVGCDSVLELDGQALGKPEDAEDATARWKSMRGRSGILRTGHCIVDTATGRRVSATASTTVRFGEPSDAEIAAYVATREPLYVAGAFTLDGRSAPFIEGIDGDHGNVIGLSLPLLRKLLAELGMSITELWADA comes from the coding sequence ATGGCGGGCATGACCCCTCAGCGCCGCCTCGTCCTCGCCTCCCAGTCCCCCGCCCGCCTCGGCCTGCTCAAGGCCGCCGGGCTGCGGCCCGAGGTGATCGTCAGCGGCGTCGACGAGGACGCGCTGACCGCCCCGACCCCCGCCGAGCTGGCACGCCTCCTGGCCGAGGCCAAGGCCGACGCGGTCGCCGCCCGGCCGGAAGCGGCCGGGGCGCTGGTCGTCGGCTGCGACTCCGTCCTGGAACTGGACGGGCAGGCCCTGGGCAAGCCGGAGGACGCCGAGGACGCCACCGCCCGCTGGAAGTCGATGCGCGGCCGGTCCGGGATCCTCCGGACCGGCCACTGCATCGTCGACACGGCCACGGGCCGCCGGGTGTCGGCGACCGCTTCCACGACCGTGCGCTTCGGCGAGCCCTCCGACGCCGAGATCGCGGCTTACGTCGCGACCCGCGAGCCGCTGTACGTCGCGGGCGCCTTCACCCTCGACGGCCGCTCCGCCCCCTTCATCGAGGGCATCGACGGCGACCACGGCAACGTCATCGGCCTCTCCCTCCCCCTGCTCCGCAAGCTCCTCGCCGAGCTGGGGATGTCGATCACGGAGCTGTGGGCGGACGCCTAG
- a CDS encoding peptidoglycan D,D-transpeptidase FtsI family protein, producing the protein MNKPVRHISVFVGLLVLALLVRANWIQFVRSDDLANHKDNKRVKIASFAQPRGNIIVGGQPVTGSSETTGDYKYKRTFKDGEMYAPVTGYSSQLYGNSQLEFVNNKLLSGTDDKLFLQRTTDMLSGKKPRGGDVVTTIDPKAQKAAFEGLGKYKGAVVALDPRTGKILALASTPSYDPSVFAGNTLKDQEAYKKLEADKDKPLVNRAIKERYPPGSTFKILTAAAALEHGIVSDINAKGSAPVPYKLPLSTTTVRNDVQTEECVNGSLKAGLQWSCNNVFLDLADKLGKDKMRETAEKFGFNNKDIFIPNGTVESIYPKNLDRPQTALTGMGQGSLDSTPLQIAMMTAALANDGKLMKPYLVEELRDPGLNTLEKHKPEVMSQAVSADTAKKVQQMMENTAQNGTGKKALIDGVTVGAKTGTAQHGVNNEKLPYAWFVSYAKQADGSPVAVAVFIDPEGSGIDRDEISGGGLAGPIAKKVMQAVIKK; encoded by the coding sequence ATGAACAAGCCCGTGCGCCACATATCCGTCTTTGTCGGATTGCTGGTCCTGGCCCTACTGGTCCGGGCGAACTGGATCCAGTTCGTCCGCAGCGACGACCTGGCCAATCACAAGGACAACAAGCGGGTGAAGATCGCCTCCTTCGCCCAGCCCCGCGGCAACATCATCGTCGGCGGCCAGCCGGTCACCGGCTCCAGCGAGACCACGGGCGACTACAAGTACAAGCGCACGTTCAAGGACGGCGAGATGTACGCCCCGGTCACCGGCTACTCCTCGCAGCTGTACGGCAACAGCCAGCTCGAATTCGTCAACAACAAGCTGCTCAGCGGCACCGACGACAAGCTGTTCCTGCAGCGCACCACCGACATGCTCAGCGGCAAGAAGCCCCGCGGCGGCGACGTGGTGACGACCATCGACCCCAAGGCGCAGAAGGCCGCCTTCGAGGGCCTGGGCAAGTACAAGGGCGCGGTCGTCGCCCTCGACCCCCGCACCGGCAAGATCCTCGCCCTGGCCTCCACCCCCTCCTACGACCCCTCGGTCTTCGCGGGGAACACGCTGAAGGACCAGGAGGCGTACAAGAAGCTGGAGGCCGACAAGGACAAGCCGCTGGTCAACCGGGCGATCAAGGAGCGCTACCCCCCGGGCTCCACCTTCAAGATCCTCACCGCCGCGGCCGCCCTCGAACACGGCATCGTCAGCGACATCAACGCCAAGGGCAGCGCCCCGGTCCCGTACAAGCTCCCCCTCAGCACGACCACGGTCCGTAACGACGTCCAGACCGAGGAGTGCGTCAACGGCTCCCTCAAGGCCGGCCTCCAGTGGTCCTGCAACAACGTCTTCCTCGACCTGGCCGACAAGCTGGGCAAGGACAAGATGCGGGAGACCGCCGAGAAGTTCGGCTTCAACAACAAGGACATCTTCATCCCCAACGGCACCGTCGAGAGCATCTACCCCAAGAACCTCGACCGCCCGCAGACCGCCCTCACCGGCATGGGCCAGGGCAGCCTCGACAGCACCCCGCTGCAGATCGCGATGATGACCGCCGCCCTCGCCAACGACGGCAAGCTCATGAAGCCGTACCTCGTCGAGGAGCTGCGCGACCCCGGCCTGAACACGCTGGAGAAGCACAAGCCCGAGGTCATGTCGCAGGCCGTTTCCGCCGACACGGCGAAGAAGGTCCAGCAGATGATGGAGAACACCGCCCAGAACGGCACCGGCAAGAAGGCCCTGATCGACGGCGTCACCGTCGGCGCCAAGACCGGCACCGCCCAGCACGGCGTCAACAACGAGAAGCTCCCGTACGCCTGGTTCGTCTCCTACGCCAAGCAGGCCGACGGCTCCCCCGTGGCCGTCGCCGTCTTCATCGACCCCGAGGGCTCCGGCATCGACCGCGACGAGATCTCCGGCGGCGGCCTCGCGGGCCCGATCGCCAAGAAGGTCATGCAGGCAGTGATCAAGAAGTAG
- the mmpB gene encoding morphogenic membrane protein MmpB, whose product MLWSDPSNEPPEELREAQAMLRRAGLVLAIGMVIAFVILGVG is encoded by the coding sequence ATGCTGTGGTCCGACCCTTCGAACGAACCGCCCGAGGAGCTGCGCGAGGCGCAGGCGATGCTCCGCCGGGCCGGTCTCGTGCTCGCGATCGGCATGGTGATCGCCTTCGTCATCCTGGGCGTGGGCTGA
- a CDS encoding DUF4157 domain-containing protein, whose protein sequence is MGGKELLSRTPDAPLRHTAPESAPARVLPRSPGTLLDHVTQRTMSARFSYDFSRVRTHSDEQAAELAAGLHARAYTVGHDVVFGRDMYAPHTATGQALLAHELGHVVEQSAAGVRAVQRDDVAAPAPVAAKPADPEAALGQRLVKEFPNGVALAFYQPMPVDNEEASKAAKRWAEPEKALAVKGKQITAANIVFGEAMKETDRPLGATVQAIGALLKAAVAKAPPDPAVPPGTGPATVRTLAVFAHGGPQGCGITSVNTTGAAALFKSIAPVLAPNINFILFSCNAGRTYEEKEDWVKGTMRPGGQGSLASVARDALIAEGKVGSVWAHTTLGHVSEGNLALREFDATTGSGSAGESFVTRYVFTPSDKLVATGELLGEVAEQGFVLGAGATAAADVLTEKVMYDCYAEACKKLNFEGRKLPDAIPTHPVEVGGLVRDYWTTYWPGFLAEAVKILIKRLTASGQATKRKQ, encoded by the coding sequence ATGGGCGGAAAGGAACTCCTCTCCCGCACACCGGACGCGCCCCTGCGGCACACCGCCCCGGAATCGGCGCCCGCCCGCGTCCTCCCCCGCTCGCCCGGCACTCTCCTGGACCATGTGACGCAGCGGACCATGTCCGCCCGCTTCTCGTACGACTTCAGCCGGGTCCGCACGCACAGCGACGAGCAGGCGGCCGAGCTGGCTGCCGGTCTGCACGCCAGGGCGTACACGGTGGGGCACGACGTGGTGTTCGGACGCGACATGTACGCACCGCACACCGCGACCGGCCAGGCACTGCTCGCCCACGAGCTCGGACACGTCGTCGAGCAGTCGGCGGCGGGGGTACGGGCGGTCCAGCGCGACGACGTGGCGGCTCCGGCGCCGGTGGCGGCGAAGCCGGCGGACCCCGAGGCGGCGCTGGGGCAGCGGCTGGTCAAGGAGTTTCCGAACGGGGTGGCGCTGGCGTTCTACCAGCCGATGCCGGTGGACAACGAAGAGGCCAGCAAGGCAGCAAAGAGGTGGGCCGAGCCGGAGAAGGCACTGGCGGTCAAGGGCAAGCAGATCACCGCAGCGAACATCGTCTTCGGTGAGGCGATGAAGGAGACCGACCGCCCCTTGGGCGCCACGGTGCAAGCCATCGGCGCCCTGCTGAAGGCCGCAGTCGCCAAGGCCCCGCCGGACCCGGCCGTACCCCCGGGGACCGGCCCGGCCACGGTACGCACCCTTGCGGTCTTCGCCCACGGTGGTCCCCAAGGGTGCGGCATCACCTCGGTCAATACGACCGGAGCCGCAGCGCTCTTCAAGTCGATCGCCCCTGTGCTGGCGCCCAACATCAACTTCATCCTCTTCTCCTGCAATGCGGGTCGGACGTATGAAGAGAAAGAGGACTGGGTGAAGGGGACGATGCGCCCCGGCGGCCAGGGTTCGCTGGCGTCCGTGGCCCGTGACGCGCTCATCGCCGAGGGCAAGGTCGGTTCGGTGTGGGCGCACACGACGCTCGGGCACGTCAGTGAAGGCAATCTCGCGCTGCGGGAATTCGATGCGACGACCGGATCGGGCAGCGCAGGCGAATCCTTCGTCACCCGGTACGTCTTCACGCCGTCGGACAAGCTCGTCGCGACGGGCGAGCTGCTCGGCGAGGTCGCCGAACAGGGGTTCGTACTCGGCGCCGGCGCAACCGCCGCTGCCGACGTGCTCACGGAAAAGGTGATGTACGACTGTTACGCCGAGGCGTGCAAGAAGCTGAACTTCGAAGGGCGCAAGCTTCCCGACGCCATACCGACACACCCCGTCGAGGTCGGCGGACTGGTGAGGGATTACTGGACGACGTACTGGCCCGGATTCCTGGCCGAGGCAGTGAAGATCCTCATCAAGCGATTGACCGCCTCAGGTCAGGCCACGAAGCGCAAGCAGTAA
- a CDS encoding acyl-CoA carboxylase epsilon subunit has translation MIKVVRGNPTPEELAAALAVVQARAAAGGAAAPEAGEARPEWSTPARRLTATRMPQAGPRAWRTTYWPA, from the coding sequence GTGATCAAGGTAGTCCGGGGCAACCCGACCCCCGAGGAGCTCGCCGCCGCCCTGGCGGTGGTCCAGGCCCGCGCGGCAGCGGGCGGCGCTGCCGCGCCCGAGGCGGGCGAGGCCCGCCCGGAGTGGTCGACGCCGGCGCGGCGCCTGACCGCGACGCGCATGCCGCAGGCGGGCCCGCGGGCGTGGCGCACGACGTACTGGCCTGCGTAA
- a CDS encoding acyl-CoA carboxylase subunit beta, translated as MSEPEYDVHTTAGKLADLQRRIEEATHAGSARAVEKQHAKGKLTARERIELLLDEGSFVELDEFARHRSTNFGIEKNRPYGDGVVTGYGTVDGRTVCVYSQDFTVFGGSLGEVYGEKIGKAMDFALKTGCPIIGINDGGGARIQEGVVALGLFGEIFRRNVHASGVVPQISLIVGPCAGGAVYSPAITDFTVMVDQTSHMFITGPDVIKTVTGEDVGFEELGGARTHNSTSGVAHHMAGDEKDAIEYVKALLSYLPSNNLSEPPAFPEEADLEISPTDSELDTLIPDSANQPYDMHTAIEHVLDDGEFLETQALFAPNIITGFGRVEGRPVGIVANQPLQFAGCLDINASEKAARFVRTCDAFNVPVLTFVDVPGFLPGTDQEYNGIIRRGAKLIYAYAEATVPLITVITRKAFGGAYDVMGSKHLGADLNLAWPTAQIAVMGAQGAVNILHRRTIAAAETPEEQEELRAKLIADYEDALLNPYAAAERGYVDAVIMPNETRRHVVRGLRALRDKREALPPKKHGNIPL; from the coding sequence ATGTCCGAGCCGGAATACGACGTCCACACCACCGCGGGCAAGCTCGCGGATCTGCAACGCCGGATCGAGGAGGCCACGCACGCCGGCTCCGCGCGTGCCGTGGAGAAGCAGCACGCGAAGGGCAAGCTGACCGCCCGCGAGCGCATCGAACTCCTCCTGGACGAGGGTTCCTTCGTCGAGCTGGACGAGTTCGCCCGGCACCGCTCGACGAACTTCGGCATCGAGAAGAACCGCCCGTACGGGGACGGCGTCGTCACCGGCTACGGCACCGTCGACGGCCGCACCGTCTGCGTCTACTCCCAGGACTTCACGGTCTTCGGCGGCTCGCTCGGCGAGGTCTACGGCGAGAAGATCGGCAAGGCCATGGACTTCGCGCTGAAGACCGGCTGTCCGATCATCGGCATCAACGACGGCGGCGGCGCCCGCATCCAGGAGGGCGTGGTCGCCCTCGGCCTCTTCGGCGAGATCTTCCGCCGCAACGTGCACGCCTCCGGCGTCGTCCCGCAGATCTCCCTGATCGTGGGCCCCTGCGCGGGCGGCGCGGTCTACTCCCCCGCGATCACCGACTTCACGGTGATGGTCGACCAGACCTCGCACATGTTCATCACCGGCCCCGACGTCATCAAGACCGTCACCGGCGAGGACGTGGGCTTCGAGGAGCTCGGCGGCGCCCGCACGCACAACAGCACCTCGGGCGTGGCGCACCACATGGCCGGGGACGAGAAGGACGCCATCGAGTACGTCAAGGCGCTCCTCTCCTACCTCCCCTCGAACAACCTCTCCGAGCCCCCGGCCTTCCCCGAGGAGGCCGACCTGGAGATCTCGCCCACCGACAGCGAGCTCGACACCCTCATCCCGGACTCGGCCAACCAGCCGTACGACATGCACACGGCCATCGAGCACGTGCTGGACGACGGCGAGTTCCTGGAGACCCAGGCCCTGTTCGCGCCGAACATCATCACCGGCTTCGGGCGCGTGGAGGGCCGGCCGGTCGGCATCGTCGCCAACCAGCCGCTCCAGTTCGCCGGCTGCCTCGACATCAACGCCAGCGAGAAGGCCGCCCGCTTCGTCCGCACCTGCGACGCCTTCAACGTGCCGGTGCTCACCTTCGTCGACGTGCCCGGCTTCCTGCCCGGCACCGACCAGGAGTACAACGGCATCATCCGGCGCGGCGCCAAGCTGATCTACGCCTACGCCGAGGCCACGGTGCCGCTCATCACGGTGATCACGCGCAAGGCGTTCGGCGGCGCGTACGACGTCATGGGCTCCAAGCACCTCGGCGCCGACCTCAACCTCGCCTGGCCCACCGCCCAGATCGCCGTCATGGGCGCCCAGGGCGCGGTCAACATCCTGCACCGCCGCACGATCGCCGCGGCGGAGACCCCGGAGGAGCAGGAGGAGCTGCGGGCGAAGCTCATCGCGGACTACGAGGACGCGCTCCTCAACCCGTACGCGGCCGCCGAACGCGGCTACGTCGACGCGGTGATCATGCCGAACGAGACGCGCCGGCACGTCGTGCGGGGCCTGCGGGCGCTGCGCGACAAGCGCGAGGCGCTGCCGCCGAAGAAGCACGGCAACATCCCCCTCTAG
- a CDS encoding biotin--[acetyl-CoA-carboxylase] ligase, which yields MTPPETPPPSGGRWSDLDRPPLNATALRRGLLRPGALWTSVDVVARTGSTNTDLVAAGGPEGAVLVAEEQSAGRGRLDRTWTAPPRSGLFFSVLLRPGPGVPVERWGWLPLLAGVATAAALSRAAGVDTALKWPNDLLVTVDGHERKAGGILAERTGDAVVVGIGLNVSLRADELPVPTAGSLALAGAQVLDRDPLLRAVLRSLEEWYGRWRDAAGDPAQSRLQEAYAAGCATLGRHVRAELPGGRELVGEAVAVDGDGRLVLATGDGVQQPVGAGDIVHVRPAPSEE from the coding sequence ATGACGCCTCCTGAGACGCCTCCTCCTTCCGGCGGCCGCTGGTCCGATCTCGACCGGCCGCCGCTCAACGCCACCGCGCTGCGGCGCGGGCTGCTGCGGCCCGGCGCGCTGTGGACCTCGGTGGACGTGGTGGCGCGGACGGGCTCGACGAACACCGACCTCGTGGCCGCCGGCGGGCCCGAAGGGGCGGTGCTCGTCGCGGAGGAGCAGTCCGCCGGGCGCGGGCGGCTCGACCGCACGTGGACGGCGCCGCCGCGGTCCGGTCTCTTCTTCTCCGTCCTGCTGCGGCCCGGCCCGGGCGTGCCCGTGGAGCGGTGGGGCTGGCTGCCGCTGCTCGCCGGGGTCGCCACGGCCGCCGCGCTGTCCCGGGCGGCCGGCGTCGACACGGCGCTGAAGTGGCCCAACGACCTGCTCGTGACGGTCGACGGGCACGAGCGCAAGGCCGGCGGGATCCTCGCCGAGCGGACCGGGGACGCCGTCGTCGTCGGCATCGGCCTGAACGTGTCGCTGCGGGCCGACGAGCTGCCCGTACCCACGGCGGGGTCGCTGGCGCTGGCCGGAGCGCAGGTCCTGGACCGCGATCCGCTGCTGCGCGCCGTACTCCGTTCGCTGGAGGAGTGGTACGGCCGGTGGCGCGACGCGGCGGGCGATCCGGCGCAGAGCCGTCTGCAGGAGGCGTACGCCGCCGGGTGCGCCACGCTCGGGCGCCACGTGCGGGCCGAACTTCCCGGCGGCCGTGAGCTGGTCGGAGAGGCCGTCGCCGTCGACGGGGACGGGCGGCTCGTGCTCGCCACGGGCGACGGAGTGCAGCAGCCGGTGGGCGCCGGCGACATCGTTCACGTACGGCCCGCCCCGTCGGAAGAGTGA
- a CDS encoding adenylate/guanylate cyclase domain-containing protein, with protein sequence MTADGGGTPRAVRATGEDGAARGGDGAGAAPADGAARADGTAPAGGASAAGGASPAGGASRAGVDEEYGDEPEDEGGDPIALRLEALILGAERRYTPFQAARAAGVSMDLASRFWRAMGFADIGQAKALTEADVLALRRLAGLVEAGLLSEPMAVQVARSTGQTTARLADWQIDSFLEGLTEPQEPGMTRTEITYPLVELLLPELEEFLIYVWRRQLAAATGRVVQAQDDAEMVDRRLAVGFADLVGFTRLTRRLEEEELGELVEAFETTAADLVAAHGGRLIKTLGDEVLYSADDAGTAAEIGLRLIETMTHDETMPELRVGIAFGTVTTRMGDVFGTTVNLASRLTSIAPKDAVLVDQALAEELTRNGDAPKSEADVGEGEEAAAGYRFALQPMWQRPVRGLGMVEPWLLSRRGG encoded by the coding sequence GTGACCGCCGACGGTGGGGGAACCCCCCGTGCCGTGAGGGCTACGGGCGAGGACGGTGCTGCGCGCGGCGGCGACGGCGCCGGCGCTGCGCCTGCCGACGGCGCTGCGCGGGCCGACGGTACTGCGCCTGCCGGCGGTGCTTCGGCTGCCGGAGGTGCTTCGCCCGCCGGCGGTGCTTCGCGTGCCGGAGTCGACGAGGAGTACGGCGACGAGCCGGAAGACGAGGGCGGAGACCCCATCGCGCTCCGCCTCGAAGCGCTGATCCTCGGCGCCGAGCGCCGCTACACCCCCTTCCAGGCCGCCCGCGCGGCCGGCGTCTCCATGGACCTCGCCTCCCGCTTCTGGCGGGCCATGGGCTTCGCCGACATCGGGCAGGCCAAGGCGCTCACCGAGGCCGACGTGCTCGCGCTGCGGCGGCTCGCCGGTCTCGTGGAGGCCGGGCTGCTCAGCGAGCCCATGGCCGTGCAGGTCGCCCGGTCCACCGGGCAGACCACGGCGCGCCTCGCCGACTGGCAGATCGACTCCTTCCTCGAGGGCCTGACGGAGCCCCAGGAGCCCGGCATGACGCGGACGGAGATCACGTACCCGCTCGTCGAGCTGCTGCTGCCGGAGCTGGAGGAGTTCCTCATCTACGTGTGGCGGCGGCAGCTGGCGGCCGCCACCGGCCGGGTCGTCCAGGCCCAGGACGACGCGGAGATGGTCGACCGGCGGCTGGCCGTCGGGTTCGCCGACCTCGTGGGCTTCACCCGTCTGACGCGGCGTCTGGAAGAGGAGGAGCTCGGCGAGCTCGTCGAGGCCTTCGAGACCACTGCGGCCGATCTGGTGGCCGCGCACGGAGGCCGGTTGATCAAGACGCTGGGTGACGAGGTTCTGTACTCGGCGGATGACGCCGGGACCGCCGCCGAGATCGGGCTGCGGCTCATCGAGACCATGACGCACGACGAGACGATGCCCGAGCTGCGGGTCGGCATCGCCTTCGGGACCGTGACGACGCGCATGGGCGACGTCTTCGGCACGACGGTGAACCTGGCGTCGCGGCTGACGTCGATAGCGCCGAAGGACGCGGTGCTCGTCGACCAGGCGCTGGCGGAGGAGCTGACGCGCAACGGCGACGCGCCGAAGTCGGAGGCGGACGTGGGGGAGGGTGAGGAGGCGGCCGCGGGGTACCGCTTTGCGCTGCAGCCGATGTGGCAGCGGCCGGTTCGTGGGCTGGGCATGGTCGAGCCGTGGCTGCTGTCGCGGAGGGGTGGCTGA
- a CDS encoding enoyl-CoA hydratase/isomerase family protein has product MSEQRFGEWVAVRRHGHVAELVLDRPKAMNAVSSELAARLAEATRALGEDDSVRVVVLTSTHERAFCVGADLKERNSFTDADLSRQRPHARAAYTGVLELPMPTIAAVHGFALGGGFELALSCDVIVADATAVVGLPEVSVGVIPGGGGTQLLPRRVGAARAAELIFSARRVEAEEAQALGLVDQLVPEGQDRVEALALASRIAGNSPVGLRAAKRALRLGHGLDLRAGLEVEDAAWRSVAFSGDRAEGVAAFNEKRKPEWPGH; this is encoded by the coding sequence ATGAGCGAGCAGCGTTTCGGAGAGTGGGTCGCGGTCCGGCGGCACGGCCACGTGGCCGAGCTCGTACTTGACCGGCCCAAGGCCATGAACGCCGTGTCCAGTGAGTTGGCCGCTCGGCTGGCCGAGGCGACTCGGGCTCTTGGTGAGGACGATTCCGTGCGGGTTGTCGTTCTTACCTCTACGCATGAGCGTGCTTTTTGTGTGGGGGCCGACCTCAAGGAGCGGAATTCCTTTACGGATGCCGACCTGAGCCGGCAGCGGCCGCACGCTCGTGCCGCCTACACGGGCGTGCTGGAGCTGCCGATGCCCACCATCGCCGCGGTGCACGGGTTCGCGCTCGGCGGCGGGTTCGAGCTGGCTCTTTCCTGCGACGTGATCGTGGCCGACGCCACGGCCGTGGTGGGGCTGCCGGAGGTCTCGGTGGGGGTCATCCCCGGCGGTGGCGGGACGCAGCTTCTGCCCCGGCGGGTGGGGGCGGCCCGGGCTGCCGAGCTGATTTTCAGTGCGCGGCGTGTGGAGGCCGAGGAAGCGCAGGCCCTGGGGCTTGTCGATCAGCTTGTTCCCGAGGGGCAGGATCGCGTGGAGGCTCTTGCGCTGGCCAGTCGTATTGCCGGCAACTCTCCTGTCGGTCTGCGGGCCGCCAAGCGGGCGCTGCGGCTGGGGCACGGCCTGGACCTGCGGGCCGGGCTGGAGGTCGAGGACGCGGCGTGGAGGTCCGTCGCCTTCTCCGGCGACCGGGCCGAGGGCGTGGCGGCCTTCAACGAGAAGCGCAAGCCCGAGTGGCCGGGGCACTGA
- a CDS encoding diguanylate cyclase domain-containing protein, with protein MAAARTPLETVSAAAERVMSALEGSFAAVSVWERERGRLRVLVNAGELTAGEERFPEDESYPVHDFPEIVEFLHEEWVGGGAEPRAWVENMDGAAEQGAAGPGAYRHERVAALRRRGRGCCVVAPVVLHGRAWGELYVARPPGAPAFDRTDADFATVLASVAAAGIAQTERLEEVRRLAFTDPLTGLANRRAVDARLDEAVERHLAEGVVVSLVVCDLNGLKRVNDTLGHAVGDRLLERFGSVLSLCGAMLPGALAARLGGDEFCLLTVGPAADEVVRVAGELCRRAAALELGEGVACGVASTGDPIGSVGTARRLFRLADAAQYRAKAARAAEPVVAGRAGGPADPVVRLADHPPTAPVAERRRFRGRRP; from the coding sequence ATGGCGGCCGCGCGCACTCCGCTGGAGACCGTGTCCGCCGCCGCGGAGCGGGTGATGTCCGCCCTGGAGGGCAGCTTCGCCGCGGTCTCCGTGTGGGAGCGCGAGCGCGGCCGGCTGCGCGTCCTGGTCAACGCGGGGGAGCTGACCGCGGGCGAGGAGCGCTTCCCCGAGGACGAGTCGTACCCGGTGCACGACTTCCCCGAGATCGTGGAGTTCCTCCACGAGGAGTGGGTCGGCGGCGGCGCCGAGCCCCGCGCCTGGGTCGAGAACATGGACGGCGCCGCGGAGCAGGGCGCCGCGGGCCCGGGCGCCTACCGGCACGAGCGGGTGGCGGCGCTGCGCCGCCGGGGCCGGGGCTGCTGTGTGGTCGCCCCCGTCGTGCTGCACGGGCGGGCGTGGGGCGAGCTGTACGTGGCCCGGCCGCCCGGAGCGCCCGCCTTCGACCGCACGGACGCCGACTTCGCGACCGTCCTGGCCTCCGTCGCGGCGGCGGGGATCGCCCAGACCGAGCGCCTGGAGGAGGTCCGCCGGCTCGCCTTCACCGACCCGCTGACCGGGCTCGCCAACCGGCGCGCGGTCGATGCGCGGCTGGACGAGGCCGTGGAGCGGCACCTGGCGGAGGGTGTCGTCGTCAGCCTGGTGGTCTGTGATCTCAACGGCCTCAAGCGCGTCAACGACACCCTGGGGCACGCGGTCGGCGACCGGCTGCTGGAGCGGTTCGGCTCGGTGCTGTCGCTGTGCGGCGCCATGCTGCCGGGGGCGCTGGCGGCGCGCCTGGGCGGCGACGAGTTCTGTCTGCTGACGGTGGGGCCGGCGGCGGACGAGGTGGTGCGCGTCGCGGGCGAACTGTGCCGCAGGGCCGCCGCGTTGGAGCTGGGGGAGGGCGTCGCGTGCGGCGTCGCCTCCACCGGGGACCCGATCGGGTCGGTGGGCACGGCCCGCCGGCTCTTCCGCCTCGCGGACGCCGCGCAGTACCGGGCGAAGGCGGCGCGCGCGGCCGAGCCGGTCGTCGCCGGGCGCGCCGGGGGGCCGGCCGACCCCGTGGTCCGGCTCGCGGATCACCCGCCGACCGCGCCGGTGGCCGAGCGGCGGCGCTTCCGGGGGCGGCGGCCGTGA